The following are encoded together in the Humulus lupulus chromosome 5, drHumLupu1.1, whole genome shotgun sequence genome:
- the LOC133779564 gene encoding uncharacterized protein LOC133779564 produces the protein MTIEAAIAEQPPLKEMEVQAILEEREPNDLDPTVGEDRAIKPMEEVEEVILDEANPDKKTKVGKNLKDGFKKLCPAPAAPTTTATTTTNIAASTATPTTPTAAPLATAVVPTPAPTTTITTKTTATVAGAADAATTTADSGPTATTTPTAPTSATATTTTAPTTTAITTATPTTTITTGPTATAAAAAASVVTAPTSTTSATAATDAPTATTASPANSVVAPTATTTTAIVASAFPTSPTVVAASTVPTAPTIAASSTNVQHSSNCSYSSTDAVAALAAAPTSTPPTPTPTITITTTASTATAATSTTTFPTSTIVVAASTSTSDAASSTAPTATTGVADATAPTTVSTTAADATTPTVVSGAPTTIAANAIAQIVVAHTSTAAPTATAAATIVYVAPTAVAPDVIAPTVVAHVATSASTAAATFTAPTSTTTSTATSVDAAADATTPTVVSGAPTTPTAISGAPTADTTAPNAVSATAADATTPTAVYGASTATATSTAVNAIAPIFVAHIGTIAAIAASTAFTTTAPTAISAALTATAADVDVISPTVVAHNGTTAAARTATTVASTAIAPPAASTTTAAAAAAAAATATTSTTTSHTAPDNVTAASAASAAASIAPTSTTAVADATAPTVAATATAVDAAADATTPIVVFGAPTTPTVVSGAPTADATAPNAVSTTTADGTTDATTPTAVSGASTATDTIVNAIAPIVVAHTVTAPAVSTTATAADATTDATTPTAVSGASTTTATAVNAIAQIVVAHTGTAAAIAASTAATAISAALTADATYADAIAPIVVSHNGTSAAAPPATTVLFTGAAAPTTTTTANVIAHTVTSVASPATSTIASTTTAPPKASTTTAATAPPAATLITTSATTAPAIAATTAPATGTNAATPATTTASTAAAAAPSAAPATATIVAAATGTTIAPTPFTTSAAASSGPTATATTAAATAPTSTTTATDAPTPTTAAHATSPVAPTATTATAATPATVASPVPTSPTLQLLLHSYSYSSYSYY, from the exons TCCTGCtcctgctgctcctactactactgctactactactactaatatcgCTGCTTCTACTGCTACACCTACTACTCCAACTGCTGCTCCTCTTGCTACTGCTGTTGTTCCTACccctgctcctactactactattactactaagACTACTGCCACTGTTGCTGGTGCTGCAGATgctgctaccactactgctgATTCAGGACCTACTGCTACAACTACTCCTACTGCTCCTACTTCTGCaactgctacaactactactgctcctactactactgcaatTACTACTGCTACTCCAACTACTACTATTACAA CTGGTCCTACTGCTACtgcagctgctgctgctgcttctgttGTTACTGCTCCTACTTCTACTACTTCTGCTACAGCTGCAACTgatgctcctactgctactactgcttctcCTGCTAATTCTGTTgttgctcctactgctactactactactgctattgttGCTTCTGCTTTTCCTACATCTCCtactgttgttgctgcttctACTGTTCCTACTGCTCCTACTATTGCTGCTTCTTCAACTAATGTGCAGCACAGCTCCAACTGCTCCTACAGCT ctACTGATGCTGTTGCTGCTCTTGCTGCAGCTCCTACATCTActcctcctactcctactcctactattactattactactactgcttcCACTGCTACTGCGGCTACTTCTACGACTACTTTTCCTACTTCTACAATTGTTGTTGCTGCTTCTACTTCTACTTCTGATGCTGCTAGTTCTAcggctcctactgctactactggtgTTGCTgatgctactgctcctactactgttTCTACTACTGCTGCAgatgctactactcctactgttGTTTCTGGTGCtcctactactattgctgctaaTGCTATTGCTCAAATTGTTGTTGCTCATACTAGTACTGccgctcctactgctactgctgctgctactattgTTTATGTTGCTCCTACTGCTGTTGCTCCTGATGTTATTGCTCCTACTGTTGTTGCTCATGTTg CTACTTCTgcttctactgctgctgctacttttACTGctcctacttctactactacttctactgctacttctgTTGATGCTGCTGCTGATGCTACTACCCCTACTGTTGTTTCTGGTgctcctactactcctactgctattTCTGGTGCTCCTACTGCTGATACTACTGCTCCTAATGCTGTTTCTGCTACTGCTGCTgatgctactactcctactgctgttTATGgtgcttctactgctactgctacttctactgctgttAATGCTATTGCTCCAATTTTTGTTGCTCATATTGGTACTATTGCTGCTATTGCTGCTTCTACTGCTtttactactactgctcctacagCTATTTCTGCTGCTCTCACTGCTACTGCTGCCGATGTTGATGTTATTTCTCCTACTGTTGTTGCTCATAATGGCACTACTGCTGCAGCTcgtactgctactactgttgcttCTACTGCTATTGCTCCTCCGGcggcttctactactactgctgctgctgctg CTGCTGCTGCTGCAACTGCGACTACTTCTACGACTACTTCTCATACTGCTCCTGATAATGTTACAGCTGCTTctgctgcttctgctgctgctTCTATTGctcctacttctactactgctgttgctgaTGCTACAGCTcctactgttgctgctactgctactgctgttgATGCTGCTGCTGATGCTACTACTCCTATTGTTGTTTTTGGTgctcctactactcctactgttGTTTCTGGTGCTCCTACTGCTGATGCTACTGCTCCTAATGCTgtttctactactactgctgatgGTACTACTgatgctactactcctactgctgttTCTGGTGCTTCTACTGCTACTGATACTATTGTTAATGCTATTGCTCCAATTGTTGTTGCTCATACTG TTACTGCTCCTGCTgtttctactactgctactgctgctgatGCTACTACTGATGCAACTACTCCTACTGCTGTTTCTggtgcttctactactactgctactgctgttaATGCTATTGCTCAAATTGTTGTTGCTCATACTGGTACTGCTGCTGCAATTGCtgcttctactgctgctactgcaatTTCTGCTGCTCTTACCGCTGATGCTACCTATGCTGATGCTATTGCTCCTATTGTTGTTTCTCATAATGGTACTTCTGCTGCAGCTCCACCTGCTACTACTGTT CTAtt TACTGGTGCTGCTGCtccgactactactactactgctaatgTTATTGCTCATACTGTTACTTCTGTTGCTTCTCCTGCTACTTCTACTattgcttctactactactgctcctccGAAGGCTTCTACTAcaactgctgctactgctcctcCGGCTGCTACTCTTattactacttctgctactactgctcctgctattgctgctactactgcaCCTGCTACAGGTACTAATGCTGCTACTccagctactactactgcttctactgctgctgctgctgctccttcTGCTGCTCCCGCTACCGCAACTATTGTTGCTGCTGCTACTGGTACGACTATTGCTCCTACACCTTTTACTACTTCTGCTGCTGCTTCTTCTggtcctactgctactgctactactgctgcggCTACTGCTCCTACTTCTACTACGACTGCAACTGAtgctcctactcctactactgctgctcATGCTACTTCTCCTgttgctcctactgctactacagctactgctgctactcctgctacaGTTGCTTCTCCTGTACCTACTTCTCCtact CTCCAATTGCTCCTACA CTCCTACAGCTATtcctcctactcctactactaa
- the LOC133779565 gene encoding cell wall protein DAN4-like: MATFTTTSPTAPTAVSATSTTADATTDATTPTAVSGALTATAANVIAPIVVAHACTTAAPTAVSAALIATATAADVIAPTVVAHTTPTALSAATIAAASAGPTATVAATAPTSATATTDAPTTTTADPATSAVAPTANATVADATTPTVVSGAPTATAANVIAPIVVAHTALTAVSTAPTASATAAGVIALTPPTTSTIVATASAVATTDVASAGPTATAAAATAPTSTISAMAATDAHTATIAAPATSAVAPTATTTTAATLVTAASAIPTSPTASAASTIPTAPTTPASATSVLYSSYSYSYY, from the exons atggCTACTTTTACGACTACTTctcctactgctcctactgctgtttctgctacttctactactgctgatGCTACTACTGATGCCACTACTCCTACTGCTGTTTCTGGTGCtcttactgctactgctgctaatgTTATTGCTCCAATTGTTGTTGCTCATGCTTGTACTACTGCTGCTCCGACTGCTGTTTCTGCTGCTcttattgctactgctactgctgctgatGTTATTGCCCCTACTGTTGTTGCTCATACTA CTCCTACTGCTCTTAGTGCTGCTACTATTGCTGCTGCTTCTGCTGGtcctactgctactgttgctgctactgctcctacttcTGCTACGGCTACAACTgatgctcctactactactactgcggATCCTGCTACTTCTGCTGTTGCTCCTACTGCTAATg ctactgtTGCCgatgctactactcctactgttGTTTCTggtgctcctactgctactgctgctaatgTTATTGCTCCAATTGTTGTTGCTCATACTG CTCTTACTGCAGTttctactgctcctactgcttctgctactgctgctgGTGTTATTG CTCTTACTCCTCCTACTACTTCTACTATTGTTGCTACTGCTTCTGCTGTGGCTACTACTGATGTTGCTTCTGCTggtcctactgctactgctgctgctgctactgctcctacttcTACTATTTCTGCTATGGCTGCCACTGATGCTCAtactgctactattgctgctCCTGCTACTTCTGCTgttgctcctactgctactactactactgctgctactcttGTTACTGCTGCTTCTGCTATTCCTACTTCTCCTACTGCTTCTGCTGCTTCTACTAttcctactgctcctactactcctGCTTCTGCAACTTCTGTGCT CTActcctcctactcctactcctactactaa